The sequence CGGGTCTCGAACCCGCGACCTACAGCTTGGGAAGCTGTCGCTCTACCAACTGAGCTATGCCCGCACCCTGAAGCATTGTAGCCTTACGCACGAAGGCTTCGCAAACAGATCGCCAGGGTCCAGCTCTGGCTACTCGCCGGTAAGCGCTTTCTTCAGATCGCGCTCGCGCTCGACGTTGGTAAACGCGATAACCACATCTCCCGGCTGCAGTCTTGTGTCGCCACGAACCGTGATGACTTCATCTTCACCCCTGATGATCGCCATCAGAACGCAGTCGCCGGGCAGGTTCAGTGACGCGACCTCTTTGTCACAAACCACACACCTGTCGACCGGCAACTCAACCTCAACAATCGCCATCTTTCCTCGGCGAAGCGCGATCAAGGTCCGAATATCGCCGATAGTAGCTTCTTCCTCGATCATTCTGGAAATAATGGTGGTCGAAGAGATCGCCTCGATACCCAGGACGTTGAATATGCGTTCGTTCTTGGGGTTGTTCACTCTTGCCAGCACACGCGGAGTGCCAAAAGCAACCTTTACGAGCTGGCACGCGACGAGATTGTCATCGTCATCGCCAGTAGCCGCCACAAATACGTCCGCGCGCGCGGCGCCTGCGTCCTCCTGGTACTGTGCATCACACCCGTCACCTACCACGACAAGGGCGCCTTCGGGCAACTCGACTACCAGCTTCTCGGCAATGTTGGCGCGCTTCTCGATCAACGCGACCTGATGGCCAGAGTCAAGCATCGTCTTTGCAAGATACGAGCCGACCTTTCCGCCGCCATTTATCACGATATACACTATCGCCCCTCCATGTATTCACTGACCTGATGGAAGTACTCTTCCTTGATCGCAGCGAGCACAATGTCTCCGGCCCTCACAATCGTGTCCGCATCGGGCACATGCATCGAGTCGCCGCGCGCGATCGCCGCCACCCTGAACTGACCTTTTATCTCCAGGTCCTTCACGCTGCGACCATCCATCTTTGGGTTTGCCTTGAAACTGATTATCTCGACGTCCCCTAGGCTGGCAATATGGTGCTCGTGGCCTGCGTGGATCTTGTCAAGAAGAGTCTCGGCAACGAGGGTGGTTCCGCAGACGTAATCCAGATCCAGCTGAATATAGGTACGTTCGCGAAGCGGGTTGTAAAGACGAGCCACAACATGGGGGACATTAAATATCTTGCGGGCAACCTCAGCGGCCATCAGGTTTGTGTTGTCGAGGTTTGTGACGGCCGCAAAGGCGTCGCAACTCCCAATGCCCGCCTCTTCGAGTATCTCCGCATCG comes from Actinomycetota bacterium and encodes:
- a CDS encoding TrkA family potassium uptake protein, which encodes MYIVINGGGKVGSYLAKTMLDSGHQVALIEKRANIAEKLVVELPEGALVVVGDGCDAQYQEDAGAARADVFVAATGDDDDNLVACQLVKVAFGTPRVLARVNNPKNERIFNVLGIEAISSTTIISRMIEEEATIGDIRTLIALRRGKMAIVEVELPVDRCVVCDKEVASLNLPGDCVLMAIIRGEDEVITVRGDTRLQPGDVVIAFTNVERERDLKKALTGE
- a CDS encoding TrkA family potassium uptake protein, with protein sequence MNVIVVGCGRVGSQLATLLSVEGHNVVVIDKEPEAFKRLGSSFNGVTIKGVGFDAEILEEAGIGSCDAFAAVTNLDNTNLMAAEVARKIFNVPHVVARLYNPLRERTYIQLDLDYVCGTTLVAETLLDKIHAGHEHHIASLGDVEIISFKANPKMDGRSVKDLEIKGQFRVAAIARGDSMHVPDADTIVRAGDIVLAAIKEEYFHQVSEYMEGR